The genomic DNA GGTTTGAGAATTCAATCCATTCTGGGTAAAATAATGAATAACGGCACCTTCAAATTCATCTGATTAGTAAAGCAATGACACGAAGCTGTTGAGATGAGAGGAAAGATCTCATCGACCTGTAGAGCAAATGTAGTCGTGCCTGCTACGCTGACTCTGAATTTAGCCTCAATGTAATAAGTGTAATATCAACGACGATCTCCCTTCCCCGCCACGGAAGTGATCGAAGTCCCCCCACCACGAAATTTCTCTGTCTCGTAGATCCCATATTTACCGAGCCATATTCACAGAGACTGAGAAAGTCCCTCCGTTTGAACCTGCCCTGAGCTGTTTAACCACAATTAACCACGCCGATTCGATTTTTTTGGTAGAATCGACATCCTCACTTCCCTTGATAGTTTCATGTGTATGATGAATTCTTCAATGAAGATTTTATTGATGAGTGTCTGGTTTGTTTCCTGCCACTGTCATTCAGTCATCGCTGCAGATTCTCCCAAGCTTCCTGGCGAAATGGGAAAGTTTGTCGAGAACCATTGCGTCGCTTGCCATGAAGGGGAGGCGGCAGAGGCAGGGCTTGATCTCACGAAACTCAACGGCCAACTTGAGAATCAGGCAACACTCGATCGCTGGATTCGAATTTTCGATCGAGTTCATAACGGTGAGATGCCCCCCAAAGAGAGTCATGATATCACTGGGGCGGAACTGAAGACGTTTCTCAACCAATCGGGAAAGTGGCTCAACGATTTCCAGAAAGAACGTTGGAGCAAAATAGGACGCGTGCAAGGTCGACGATTGACGAACCTCCAGTTGGAACGGTCTCTGCATCAATTACTCGGCGTAGACATCCCGCTTGAAAGCCTGATGCCAGAGGAACAGCGAACAGCAGGATTCACAACGGTTGCGAATGGTCAGCCGATGTCGCATTTTCAACTCGAAGAACACCTGAAAGTTGTTGACGCCGCTCTCGATAACGCGTTTCAACGAGCGATCCTCAATGATCAATTATTCAAGAAGAAATTTGATGCAAAGGGCCTGGTCAGGAAAAATCCCAAACGACGGACACGTGAACCTGAACTCATCGACGACTTTGCAGTGACGTGGTCTTCACGTTTAATTTTCTATGGCCGAATCCCCGCGACAACAGCCCGAAAAGATGGCTGGTACCGATTCACGATTCGGGCCAAATCACTCAATACTCCGAAAGATCATGGGGTCTGGTGCACCGTCCGAACTGGAAAATGTGTGTCGAGCGCGCCTCTTCTGAATTGGGTAGGAGCCTTGGAAGCGACTGATCGAGTTCAGGAATGGACCTTTGAAACATGGCTTCCACGAGGCAGCATGCTCGAAGTCCGCCCCGGAGATGACACTCTCAAAATGGGAAGATTTCAGGGAGGACAAGTTGGCACTGGAGAAGGTGGACCGCAAAATCTTCCTGGGGTCGCCATGGAGAGCATCGTCATGGAAGAGATCCATTACGGATTAGACGATGAGGGGATCCGTGAGACTCTCTTCGGCGATCTGAAGGTCAAAGCGAAGGGGAAGGACTGGCAGCAAGCCCAGCTGCAGTCGACGAACCACAAAGCTGATGCAAAACGACTGATGCTTCGATTTGCTGAACGGGCATTTCGTCGCCCCATTAACAAAGAGGATGTCCAGCCTTTCATCGACTTGGTGTTCAACGAACTCGATGCAAAAACACCATTGCTCGCAGCACTCAGGACTGGCTATCGGGCACTCTTGTGCTCTCCAAGGTTTTTGTATTTTGAAGAGCCCCCCGGACAACTCGATGACTATGCCTTAGCATCCCGATTGAGTTACTTCCTGTGGAATGCTCCGCCAGATGAGGAACTTCTCAAGCTTGCAGAAAGCAAAATTCTGAGCTCACAAGATGAGATTCGTCGGCAGGTACGCCGCATGTTAAATGAGCCACAAGGAAAGACTTTCGTTAAAGACTTTGCAGCACAGTGGCTGGATCTCAGTGAAATCGATTTCACCACTCCCGATCGTCGTTTGTATCCGGGATTTGACGTCATCGTTCAGCAGTCAATGCTTGCTGAAACAGAAACGTACCTTGAGGAAATGATTCGCAAAAACCTGAGCGTCAGTCTGCTGATCGACTCGAAGTACACATACTTAAACGAGAGACTTGCTCGGTTTTATGGAATTAAAAACGTCTCAAGTGACCAGATGCAGCGAGTCTCACTCAAACCCGAAGATCACCGTGGTGGACTCCTGACACATGGATCAATTATGAAAGTCACCGCAAATGGAACGACAACGTCTCCAGTTCTTCGGGGGGTTTGGGTTTCCGAACGCCTGCTGGGTGTTGAAATTCCGCCTCCGCCTGCCGGAGTTGCGGCGATCGAACCGGACATCCGCGGAGCGAAAACGATTCGGGAGATGCTTGAAAAGCACAAATCCAACACTGCCTGTGCATCCTGTCACGTCAATATCGATCCTCCTGGATTTGCTCTGGAGAACTTCGATCCAGCTGGCCGATGGCGTGAAAGATACATCAAGATCAAGGGGCGGAAGAGAGTTCCCGGAACCCCGATTGATGCAAGCCACGAGTTACCAAGTGGAGAGAAATTTAAAGATATCAAACAGTTTCGCTCCATCGTTGCAGCGAAACCTGCAGAGTTAGCAGAAAACGTCGCGAAGAAACTGGTTAGTTACGGAACAGGGGCACCGGTCACATTCGCTGACCGGACTGAGATCGAAGAAGTTGTTACCCGAACAAGCAAAAACAACTATGGCCTTCGCTCAATCATAGAAGAAGTGGCTGCCAGCGAATTGTTCCGCACAAAGTAAGTTCGACGTAAGTTCAACTTGAGACCATTACACTTTAGAACTGATCCTGAAACTTGAAACTGCTCTCTCAAGCGTTGAGAAAAGCGACTATCCCAGAGGTTTTTGAACAGGCTCTCGTGAAATCATTCCTTCAGGTTTTATGAATCGAAAAGGTTAACAAAATGAGTCACCGTATTTATTTCAACAAAGGTCAACAACTTAATCGCCGTACTGTTTTGAAAGGTGCTGGCGTCGCATTGTCACTGCCTTGGCTTTCGGCAATGCAACGCGCATTTGCAACTTCCGCTGAGAACACTCCACCTAAACGGTTCGTCGCGATGACGCTGGGACTGGGGCTTCTTGGTGAGAATCTGAACCCGAAAGAATCCGGCAAAGACTACAAAACAAGTCTGTATCTGAAACAGGTTCAGGATCTCCGGGACAAATTTACTGTTGTCTCTGGTTCTTCACACCCTGATGTCTCTGGAGGCCACCGCGCGGAAGCGAGTATTCTTTCCGCGCAACCAATGGGATCAGGCGGACAGGCAAAGAATACTGTCTCACTCGATCAATTCATGGCGAAACATCTGGGGCATCACACCCGGTTTCCTTCACTCGTATTAGCTAGTCGAGGCACGAACAGTCCCTCATACACTGAAAACGGTTCGATGATTCCTGCACAGGACTCTCCTTCCAAACTCTTCAGCCAACTATTTATCGACGATTCTCCGGCAGAACAGCAACGACAGGCCCATCGGCTTCAAGAAGGTCGCAGCATCATGGACTTGGTCCGTGACGATTCGAAGCGGCTCGCGAAAAAGCTCGGCAAGGGTGATCAAAATCGACTCGATGAATATTTAACGAGTGTTCGTGATCTGGAAAACCGGATGGCAGCATCGGAAGAATGGGCGATGCGATCAAAGCCCAAAGTCGATTACCAAAAACCTGTCGACATTAAAAACCCCAACGATTTCGTCGGATATCAGCGTCTCATGACCGACATGGTCCGACTCGCGCTGCAAACGGATTCGACGCGATTCATCACGTACCACCTCGGTGGATCAGGAGGCGTTGTTCCACTCGAAGGAGTGAGAGAAGGATACCACGCGCTAAGCCACCATGGCCGTGACGAAGAGAAGCTTGAGCAACTCGCTCTCGTTGAGCAGGCGATCATTGGTGCTTGGGGAGACTTTATGCGTGACCTGAATTCCATTGAGGAGAATGGTCATAGCCTGCTTGATCAAACATCCGTCTTCATGACGAGCAACCTGGGTAACGGCTCGAACCACGATAATCGAAACATGCCCGTGTTGCTCGCAGGCGGAGGATTCAAGCATGGTCAACACTTGGCGTTTGACCAGAGAAACAACTACCCGCTACCAAACATGTACGTTAGCTTGCTACAGAATCTTGGAATAGAGACTGATCAGTGGAAGACAGCCACCGGAACCATGACAGGCCTTGAGATGGGGTAGTCATTTATCTCTGACAAAGTCACTTAACAAAATATGATTCATGAACCGACGAAGGCAGTTCGCGAATTGATACACGGAGACTGCCCAGTGGCGAGCAGCTTGTGAAGTCATGATAGTGACCTTGGGTTGCATCTATTTCCGAGCGACCTCAAAATTTCCGGTGTGAAACCATAATTTTTTGAAACCTCAGAGTAGGATCGACGATGTTTCATGTGAACCGACGAGGGTTCCTTCAACTTGGACTTGCAAGTGCGGCGCTGTCTGCCGCTGGGCGACCTGCTCTCACTGCCGATAAGCCATCTCAATACCCACCGACGCGGGTCATCACAAAAGGCCCGCGACATCACTGGTTTGGGTACTACGACAAACTACAATTCGACCCCAGCAGTCGGTTCGTCTTGGGAATGGAGGTCCCCTTCGAACATCGCTCACCAGAAGCGGACGATATCATTAAAATTGGTCTGATCGATCTTGAAGACAATGATCGTTGGACGGAACTTGATCAGTCGATCGCTTGGAACTGGCAACAGGGATGTATGCTCCAATGGATCCCTGGTGAAAAAAGTAAAATCCTCTGGAACGACCGAGACGGAGACCGTTTCGTTTGCCGAATTCTTGATGTCGAAACAGGAAATGGCCGAACGATTCCGCATCCGATCTACTCTGTCAGCCCCGATGGTAAAACCGCAGTCACGCCAGATTTCCGCCGAATCGCTGATGTTCGACCGGGCTATGGTTACACTGGATTGAAAGATCCTTTTACGGACGATTTGGCTCCTGAAGAAACTGGAATTTTCCGTGTCGATTTAGAGACCGGAGAATCCAAGCTGATCATCTCGCTTGCTGACATCGCTAAGATTGGTGAAATCCCCAAAGCACAGCCAGGCATCAAACACTATTTTAATCACTTATTATTTAGTCCGAATGGTGAACGATTTATTGCTCTTCATCGCTGGCGATACCCAAATGGCAGCCGGCTCACCCGCCTGATCACGGCAAAACCTGACGGATCAGATATCCGCGTGGTCATCCCGAACGGCTACGCCTCACACTTTATCTGGCGAGACCCTCAGCACATTCTCTCTCAGTCTAAGAACTATCTAGGCAATTCGAACTGGGGCGACTTCTTGTTCGAAGACAAAGACAATGGCATTCTTGAAGAGATCGGACACGGAGTTCTCGATGGTGGGGGACACCTGAGTTATCTGCCGGGGAATGAGTGGATCTTAAATGACACATACCCCAAAGGGGCCGAGCGAATGCAAATTCCGCATCTTTATCATGTCGAGTCGGGCAAGAGGATCGACATCGGAAAATTCCACCTGCCCAAAGAATACACGGGAGAATGGCGAGTGGATACTCACCCCCGCTTTAGTCCCAATAGCCAATACGTTTGCATCGATTCGCCTTATCAAAACCAAGGCCGGCAGCTTCATCTGATCGATATCAGTGAAGTGATTCATTCAAGCTAGAGCATCTTTCGAATTAGTCTTCAGGCTCCGCCTCGTGGAGAACAGCATTTTCATCAGAGAAACGTGTTCTTCACGAGAATCTGGCAGAACTAACTGCTCTAAACAAAATAGGTACACCAACGTAAAAGCGACCTAGAAGCCCAAGCCAGGACCGGTCAGAACGCTTGTTCCTACCGAACCATCGGTAATATCGAACATTGATGGGAACTGATGTGCCCAGACTTTATTAGCGTTCGGACAATACTGTCGACCGTTTCCTTCGATTGCCGTCACACCTGGAACGCGAGCTGCCAAGCTGGCTGAATGGAGAAACGCAAATCCCAGACAGGTTAAGTCCTGCACACACAAGAACATGTCAAACTTCTGAGCAGCAGCGGCAGCAAACAGAGCCTCGGTGTGCCCTTTGCAAGCTTTCAGAGCGACTCCGCTATACCCTTGTTCTCGAGCTAACAGAAGTGCTTCGTAATCGACGAGAGATTCATCAATCACAACCGGTTTTAGCTTTGCCGCTTCGTGCATTTTGTTGTCAGGATGTGACTTCAAATCACGATGCGTTGGTTGTTCAATATATTGAATGCGGTCGTATGCGGCTGGAGATTGCTCCTGGATCCGCTTCAAGAACTCAAGAACGTACTCAACGTTCTCACATTTCTCATTGAAGTCCGTTGAGTAGAACCACTCGCTACAACCGCGCGATGCCTGGGCCTCTCCACTGACTTTGTCGATATCCAAAACTCGTTGAACATCCCAGTCGATGTCATCGCCGTTGAGTTTGATTTTCAGGTGAGTTAATCCGTCCGCTGCAATCCATTCAGAAAGAGTCTCAGGAAACTTGTCATCAATTCGAGTTGTGACATCTGCATCCGTCAGAGGATCGATCGCACCGACCAGATGGTACAGCGGCAAACGCTCTTTAGGTGTTCTCAGTGTGTACTGATCCAGGTATTCACCTGCAAACTGGTCATCGAGATATTCCGAAAGATCATGATTCATGAATTCCGATGACAATGCGTTATAGGAATTCACGCCGTTTGCTTTGCCGAATGCGTCGTGTAATGCGGCATCAAGTGGGCTGGCAGCAACGAGCTGTGCAAGCTCTGGAAGAGGTTCGGGAAGACCAAGAAGTTTCGAAACAACCTTTGCCTGGTGAGGGTATTCCGCAGCAACGTGAAAGATGATATCGATCGGATGACCAAATTCGTCGAGAATGTCTGTGAGCCGAACAACTCGCGAGGCGTATTCCTCCATGGCTTTTTCAGCCTGATCAGGAGTGACCTCTTGAGAAGGCCATGCCCAGACGTTGCCAACCGGCATGCTACCTAAGCCGATCGCGTGCTTTCCACCTCGAGTCTCAACCGTAACCTGAACGTTAATGACTCGATGCTTGTCCATGACTCTCCCGCCGAATTTCAGGGGAGTACGAAATGGGTGTTCGTCAAAGCTGATTGCAGCGTCGACTACCCGTACGTCGGTCGATTTGCTCATGTCTCTTTTTTTAGATGTTGTGAGATTGTGGGAAGCGATTTCTTTAAAATTACGATGACATAAAATACTTACCGACAGAATCTTCTGATTATCGATGAGCTTGCCGCTCTCATGTCGAGAAGATTCGAAACGTGAACAAACTTCAAAACTGTCAGTGATCCTCCGGGGATTACAAATATGGAGATCACTTTTCCGTTTTTTTGAGAGACGATGAGTCTAATAGTCTCCCGACTACATTCGCAGATTCAGTGCAAGTTGCTGACACTGCAATTGAATCACGTTGTTTGATTCCGGTCCTCGCCAAACAAGATGCGAAAGAAACTCTCTCCA from Thalassoglobus polymorphus includes the following:
- a CDS encoding enolase C-terminal domain-like protein, with protein sequence MSKSTDVRVVDAAISFDEHPFRTPLKFGGRVMDKHRVINVQVTVETRGGKHAIGLGSMPVGNVWAWPSQEVTPDQAEKAMEEYASRVVRLTDILDEFGHPIDIIFHVAAEYPHQAKVVSKLLGLPEPLPELAQLVAASPLDAALHDAFGKANGVNSYNALSSEFMNHDLSEYLDDQFAGEYLDQYTLRTPKERLPLYHLVGAIDPLTDADVTTRIDDKFPETLSEWIAADGLTHLKIKLNGDDIDWDVQRVLDIDKVSGEAQASRGCSEWFYSTDFNEKCENVEYVLEFLKRIQEQSPAAYDRIQYIEQPTHRDLKSHPDNKMHEAAKLKPVVIDESLVDYEALLLAREQGYSGVALKACKGHTEALFAAAAAQKFDMFLCVQDLTCLGFAFLHSASLAARVPGVTAIEGNGRQYCPNANKVWAHQFPSMFDITDGSVGTSVLTGPGLGF
- a CDS encoding DUF1592 domain-containing protein; translation: MKILLMSVWFVSCHCHSVIAADSPKLPGEMGKFVENHCVACHEGEAAEAGLDLTKLNGQLENQATLDRWIRIFDRVHNGEMPPKESHDITGAELKTFLNQSGKWLNDFQKERWSKIGRVQGRRLTNLQLERSLHQLLGVDIPLESLMPEEQRTAGFTTVANGQPMSHFQLEEHLKVVDAALDNAFQRAILNDQLFKKKFDAKGLVRKNPKRRTREPELIDDFAVTWSSRLIFYGRIPATTARKDGWYRFTIRAKSLNTPKDHGVWCTVRTGKCVSSAPLLNWVGALEATDRVQEWTFETWLPRGSMLEVRPGDDTLKMGRFQGGQVGTGEGGPQNLPGVAMESIVMEEIHYGLDDEGIRETLFGDLKVKAKGKDWQQAQLQSTNHKADAKRLMLRFAERAFRRPINKEDVQPFIDLVFNELDAKTPLLAALRTGYRALLCSPRFLYFEEPPGQLDDYALASRLSYFLWNAPPDEELLKLAESKILSSQDEIRRQVRRMLNEPQGKTFVKDFAAQWLDLSEIDFTTPDRRLYPGFDVIVQQSMLAETETYLEEMIRKNLSVSLLIDSKYTYLNERLARFYGIKNVSSDQMQRVSLKPEDHRGGLLTHGSIMKVTANGTTTSPVLRGVWVSERLLGVEIPPPPAGVAAIEPDIRGAKTIREMLEKHKSNTACASCHVNIDPPGFALENFDPAGRWRERYIKIKGRKRVPGTPIDASHELPSGEKFKDIKQFRSIVAAKPAELAENVAKKLVSYGTGAPVTFADRTEIEEVVTRTSKNNYGLRSIIEEVAASELFRTK
- a CDS encoding DUF1552 domain-containing protein, with amino-acid sequence MSHRIYFNKGQQLNRRTVLKGAGVALSLPWLSAMQRAFATSAENTPPKRFVAMTLGLGLLGENLNPKESGKDYKTSLYLKQVQDLRDKFTVVSGSSHPDVSGGHRAEASILSAQPMGSGGQAKNTVSLDQFMAKHLGHHTRFPSLVLASRGTNSPSYTENGSMIPAQDSPSKLFSQLFIDDSPAEQQRQAHRLQEGRSIMDLVRDDSKRLAKKLGKGDQNRLDEYLTSVRDLENRMAASEEWAMRSKPKVDYQKPVDIKNPNDFVGYQRLMTDMVRLALQTDSTRFITYHLGGSGGVVPLEGVREGYHALSHHGRDEEKLEQLALVEQAIIGAWGDFMRDLNSIEENGHSLLDQTSVFMTSNLGNGSNHDNRNMPVLLAGGGFKHGQHLAFDQRNNYPLPNMYVSLLQNLGIETDQWKTATGTMTGLEMG